Proteins encoded within one genomic window of Rhizobium favelukesii:
- a CDS encoding Bax inhibitor-1/YccA family protein, whose product MNPTNPRFGYGSAAGSQALFDEGLRQHMLRVYNYMGVGLVITGIVAFVVGSTPALYVPIFQSPLKWVVMLAPLAFVFFFSFKIQTMSASTAQMTFWAFCAVMGLSLASVFLVFTGTSIARTFFIAATMFGTTSLYGYVTKKDLSRFGSFLMMGLIGVIIASIVNIFLGSSALQFAISVIGILVFVGLTAYDTQNIKEQYAENYDQESNQKLAVFGALSLYLNFVNIFQLLLNFTGERE is encoded by the coding sequence ATGAACCCGACCAATCCGCGTTTTGGCTACGGCTCGGCCGCAGGCTCGCAAGCGCTGTTCGACGAGGGGCTGCGCCAGCATATGCTGCGCGTCTATAACTACATGGGCGTCGGCCTCGTTATCACGGGCATCGTCGCCTTTGTCGTCGGCAGCACGCCAGCACTCTATGTGCCGATCTTCCAGTCCCCGCTCAAGTGGGTGGTGATGCTTGCGCCGCTCGCCTTCGTCTTCTTCTTCTCGTTCAAGATCCAGACGATGTCGGCTAGTACGGCACAGATGACCTTCTGGGCCTTCTGCGCGGTCATGGGCCTGTCGCTTGCATCCGTCTTTCTTGTCTTTACGGGCACGAGCATCGCACGCACCTTCTTCATCGCAGCGACCATGTTTGGTACCACCAGCCTTTACGGCTATGTGACGAAGAAGGATCTCTCCCGCTTCGGCTCGTTCCTGATGATGGGTCTGATCGGTGTCATCATCGCGAGCATCGTCAACATCTTCCTTGGCTCCAGTGCGCTGCAGTTCGCCATCTCGGTCATCGGCATCCTCGTCTTTGTCGGTTTGACGGCCTACGACACGCAGAACATCAAGGAGCAGTATGCCGAGAACTACGATCAGGAATCGAACCAGAAGCTTGCTGTCTTCGGCGCGCTGTCGCTCTACCTGAACTTCGTCAACATCTTCCAGCTTCTGCTCAATTTCACAGGTGAGCGAGAGTAA
- a CDS encoding anti-sigma factor family protein — translation MKAIDPIIDADLDAYVDGELDVARRIQVESFLSENPAIAAKVMADLSMRGELRLALAGESAFGRPDTRDAARRLERGLAYGRILHSVQRIAAVGVLVAAGWVAHTSFGAFTATEVAASVPAPAYVEDAVRAYHTALLRQSVPSQSVAIYKAEDIRAATAIVMPQLPEDWKIADVQIFPSEFGPSVEMAIKTSQDKQISLFAVRPGAFAVRSVNHVALDKAEAAYWQIGDVAYALVAGDREINLDAAADRLARTLY, via the coding sequence ATGAAGGCAATTGATCCTATCATCGACGCTGATCTCGATGCTTATGTCGACGGCGAACTCGACGTGGCGCGTCGCATTCAGGTCGAGTCCTTCCTGTCAGAGAACCCCGCGATTGCCGCGAAGGTCATGGCTGATCTCAGCATGAGGGGCGAATTGCGTCTCGCGCTCGCCGGCGAAAGCGCGTTCGGCCGTCCCGATACGCGCGATGCGGCGCGACGTTTGGAACGCGGCCTCGCCTATGGCCGCATCCTTCATTCGGTGCAGCGCATCGCAGCCGTCGGCGTTCTTGTTGCTGCAGGCTGGGTCGCCCATACCTCCTTCGGCGCATTTACGGCGACTGAAGTTGCCGCCTCTGTGCCTGCCCCGGCCTATGTCGAGGATGCGGTGCGCGCCTATCATACGGCGCTGCTGCGCCAGTCCGTGCCATCTCAATCCGTCGCAATCTACAAGGCGGAGGATATTCGCGCAGCGACTGCGATCGTCATGCCGCAACTGCCGGAAGACTGGAAGATCGCCGATGTGCAGATATTCCCGTCCGAGTTCGGCCCGAGCGTCGAAATGGCGATCAAGACGTCGCAAGACAAACAGATTTCGCTCTTTGCCGTGCGACCGGGCGCATTCGCCGTGCGGTCCGTAAACCATGTCGCGCTCGACAAGGCAGAAGCGGCCTACTGGCAGATTGGCGATGTGGCCTATGCGCTCGTCGCTGGCGATCGCGAGATAAACCTGGATGCGGCAGCCGATCGGCTCGCCCGCACGCTTTATTAG
- a CDS encoding sigma-70 family RNA polymerase sigma factor has protein sequence MERKERPFDVISQLAALRRYARSLVRNSDDAEDLVHDALLRAYEKKQSFRRGGNLRTWLLSILHNAHIDRVRQDRSLARRHEEAAVETEQSLQAAQEHAVRLQQVRDAFFHLPEEQREALHLVAIEDLSYQEAATALGIPMGTLMSRISRARAQLREFEEKAPRASGLRLIGGNGNEGN, from the coding sequence ATGGAACGCAAAGAACGCCCATTCGACGTCATAAGCCAGCTGGCAGCGCTTCGGCGCTATGCACGCTCGCTCGTGCGCAATTCGGATGATGCGGAAGATCTCGTTCATGACGCCCTGCTGCGGGCCTACGAGAAGAAGCAGAGCTTCCGCCGCGGTGGCAACCTGCGCACCTGGCTGCTTTCGATCCTGCACAATGCTCACATCGATCGCGTCCGCCAGGATCGATCCTTGGCGCGCCGACACGAGGAAGCCGCCGTCGAGACGGAGCAGTCGCTGCAGGCCGCCCAGGAGCATGCCGTACGTCTCCAACAGGTACGAGACGCGTTCTTCCATCTTCCGGAGGAGCAGCGCGAGGCACTGCATCTGGTTGCGATCGAGGATCTTTCCTACCAGGAAGCGGCAACGGCCCTCGGCATTCCGATGGGCACCTTGATGTCGCGCATTTCGCGCGCCCGCGCGCAGCTTCGCGAATTCGAGGAGAAGGCGCCGCGCGCATCGGGTTTGAGATTAATCGGAGGCAACGGCAATGAAGGCAATTGA
- the cueR gene encoding Cu(I)-responsive transcriptional regulator, producing MNIGQASQRSGLAPKTIRYYEDIGLIRPERSGNGYRDYAETDVHKLRFLQRSRGLGFSVEECRQLLALYEDKSRASADVKELTQAKLSEIDRKIQELTGLRRTLEHLIHACHGNDRPDCPILVELSDGRPE from the coding sequence ATGAATATCGGGCAAGCCTCGCAACGCTCCGGATTGGCGCCGAAGACGATCCGCTACTATGAGGATATCGGCTTGATCCGCCCCGAGAGGAGTGGAAATGGTTATCGCGACTATGCCGAAACCGATGTCCACAAACTGCGCTTTCTGCAGAGATCGCGCGGCCTCGGCTTTTCCGTCGAGGAATGTCGCCAGCTGCTGGCCCTCTACGAAGACAAGAGCCGGGCGAGTGCGGATGTCAAGGAACTGACGCAGGCGAAGTTGAGCGAAATCGATCGCAAGATCCAGGAACTCACCGGACTGCGTCGCACGTTGGAGCATCTGATCCACGCATGCCACGGCAACGACAGACCCGATTGTCCGATCCTTGTGGAGCTGTCGGACGGTCGACCTGAATAA
- a CDS encoding heavy metal translocating P-type ATPase — protein MDSTHDHHNHEEHGHDHGADAAADVVRDPVCGMTVDPKAGKPSLQYGGHVYHFCSDGCRRKFEAAPQDYLTATDPVCGMTVDRATAKHFHKHEGEKFYFCSAGCKTKFEADPAAYRDGDRPAPEPMPKGTLYTCPMHPEVISDHPGDCPKCGMALEPMGIPPADAGPNPELVDFTRRLWVSAALSIPLLALSMGPMIGLPLRDWIGEPQATWIELLLATPVVLWAALPFFRRAFASLVNRSPNMWTLIGLGVGTAYLYSVVAAMAPGLFPHTFRGHGDAVPVYFEAAAVIVALVFVGQVLELKARERTGSAIRALLDLAPKTARRVNADGSETDVAIDEIRVGESVRVRPGERIPIDGSVSEGQSTVDESMITGEPIPVEKRTGDAVTGGTINKNGTLVMIAEKVGADTTLSRIVDLVARAQRSRAPIQGAVDRVSAIFVPAVIAAAVMAFVVWSFVGPEPRMAHALLAAVAVLIIACPCALGLATPMSIMIATGRGAHEGVLIKDAEALERFARVDTLIVDKTGTLTEGKPRLTDVVPLGGISDTRLLKLTASLERASEHPLAEAIVSGAQERGIDPSDASDFEARTGKGVLGKADGTPVALGNAAMMDDLGIDVTPLAEQVRSLRDDGKTVMFVVVDGRLAGFVAVADQIKQTTAAAIKALHDNGLTIIMATGDNERTARAVAKSLGIDEVRADILPEGKKALVDELRAKGAVVAMAGDGVNDAPALAAADVGIAMGTGADVAMESAGLTLVKGDLNGIVRARRLAMATMLNIRQNLTFAFGYNALGVPLAAGVLYPVFGLLLSPMIAAAAMSLSSVSVIANALRLRFVKLQEIA, from the coding sequence ATGGATAGCACGCACGACCACCACAATCACGAAGAACATGGTCATGACCACGGCGCTGACGCTGCCGCCGACGTTGTGCGTGATCCTGTCTGCGGAATGACGGTCGATCCCAAGGCCGGCAAGCCTTCGCTTCAATATGGCGGGCATGTCTATCATTTCTGCTCCGATGGCTGCCGGCGAAAGTTCGAAGCTGCGCCGCAGGACTATCTGACGGCGACGGATCCGGTCTGCGGCATGACCGTCGATCGCGCGACTGCCAAGCACTTCCACAAGCACGAAGGCGAAAAATTCTACTTCTGCTCGGCCGGCTGCAAGACGAAGTTCGAGGCCGATCCCGCCGCCTATCGCGACGGAGATAGACCTGCCCCAGAGCCGATGCCGAAAGGGACCCTTTATACCTGCCCGATGCATCCCGAGGTCATCAGCGATCATCCGGGCGACTGCCCGAAATGCGGCATGGCGCTGGAACCGATGGGCATTCCACCGGCAGATGCAGGTCCGAATCCGGAACTGGTGGATTTCACCCGCCGGCTCTGGGTCAGCGCTGCACTCTCGATCCCGCTGCTTGCACTCAGTATGGGCCCGATGATCGGTCTGCCGCTGCGTGACTGGATTGGCGAACCGCAAGCCACGTGGATCGAGCTGCTCCTCGCCACACCGGTCGTCCTTTGGGCCGCCCTGCCTTTCTTCCGCCGCGCCTTTGCCTCCCTTGTCAACCGCAGCCCGAACATGTGGACGCTGATTGGACTGGGTGTTGGCACGGCGTATCTTTACAGCGTCGTCGCGGCGATGGCGCCCGGCCTATTCCCGCATACCTTCCGCGGCCATGGTGATGCCGTTCCTGTGTATTTCGAAGCGGCGGCCGTCATTGTCGCTCTCGTGTTCGTCGGCCAGGTTCTGGAACTGAAGGCAAGAGAAAGAACCGGTTCGGCCATACGCGCATTGCTTGACCTTGCACCGAAGACCGCACGGCGCGTCAATGCAGACGGCTCGGAGACCGATGTCGCCATCGATGAGATACGGGTCGGCGAGAGTGTGCGGGTTCGTCCGGGCGAGCGCATCCCGATTGACGGTTCCGTCAGCGAAGGGCAATCGACTGTCGACGAGTCCATGATAACAGGCGAACCGATTCCGGTCGAAAAGCGGACGGGCGACGCGGTCACTGGCGGCACGATCAACAAGAACGGAACGCTGGTCATGATCGCCGAGAAGGTCGGTGCCGACACGACGCTGTCGCGCATCGTCGACTTGGTCGCAAGAGCGCAGCGTTCGCGCGCCCCCATCCAGGGTGCCGTCGACCGCGTTTCGGCAATATTCGTTCCCGCTGTCATTGCTGCTGCTGTCATGGCCTTCGTCGTCTGGAGCTTTGTCGGACCAGAGCCCCGCATGGCGCATGCGTTGCTTGCCGCCGTTGCCGTACTCATTATCGCATGCCCTTGCGCACTCGGCCTGGCGACACCAATGTCGATCATGATCGCGACCGGCCGCGGCGCTCATGAAGGCGTTCTGATCAAGGATGCGGAAGCGCTTGAACGCTTCGCACGCGTCGACACGCTGATCGTCGACAAGACGGGTACCCTGACTGAAGGAAAGCCCAGACTGACAGATGTTGTTCCCCTTGGCGGCATCAGCGACACTCGCCTGCTAAAGCTGACCGCGAGCCTTGAGCGCGCATCCGAGCATCCGCTCGCCGAGGCAATCGTATCCGGCGCGCAGGAACGCGGCATCGATCCGAGCGATGCCAGCGACTTCGAAGCGAGAACCGGCAAAGGCGTCCTGGGCAAGGCCGATGGGACACCTGTCGCGCTCGGCAACGCCGCAATGATGGATGATCTCGGTATCGACGTCACCCCCCTTGCCGAACAGGTTCGCTCGCTGCGTGATGACGGCAAGACGGTCATGTTCGTGGTCGTCGATGGCCGTCTCGCCGGTTTCGTGGCCGTTGCCGATCAGATCAAGCAGACCACGGCAGCTGCCATCAAGGCGCTGCACGACAACGGGCTGACGATCATCATGGCCACGGGCGACAATGAACGCACCGCGCGCGCCGTGGCAAAGAGCCTCGGCATCGACGAGGTACGCGCCGACATTCTGCCAGAAGGCAAGAAGGCCTTGGTCGATGAGCTGCGTGCCAAGGGTGCGGTCGTCGCCATGGCCGGCGATGGCGTCAACGACGCGCCCGCGCTCGCCGCAGCCGATGTGGGTATCGCAATGGGCACGGGCGCTGATGTTGCCATGGAAAGTGCCGGTCTGACGCTGGTGAAAGGTGATCTGAATGGGATCGTTCGCGCGAGGCGGCTGGCGATGGCCACGATGCTCAATATCCGACAGAACCTCACCTTCGCTTTCGGCTATAACGCGCTTGGCGTGCCGCTGGCGGCGGGTGTGCTCTATCCTGTGTTCGGATTGCTTCTGTCGCCGATGATCGCTGCCGCCGCCATGAGCCTGTCGTCCGTCTCGGTCATCGCCAATGCGCTGCGACTGCGGTTCGTCAAGCTACAGGAGATCGCATGA
- a CDS encoding IS701 family transposase: MIRRSWMTGASIETTLELWASSLRDVKARMRRLFTQERVAASANLFLDGLLGDERRKTGWMRAEAAGDPGPWRQQAILGRGRWDADALRDIVREYVVENLATDDAVLVIDETGFLKQGKTSCGVARQYTGSAGKITNCQIGVFAAYVSVRGHAFIDRALYLPKSWTGDPARLAAAHVPQATAFATKPGLAVEMIRRALAADVPFSWVAADAVYGVGDVEGTLRRACKGYVLGVKSDHHFGSWSGKPPVAGTAQEIARDLDSSAWQRLSAGEGTKGARLHDWAYCELADLDADEYNETTSGLWTRGLLIRRNISDGDLAFFTTWCLAGTDIQTLVSVEGHRWAIEDSFETAKNELGLDHNETRSWHGWHRHVSLVMLAFAMMAVIRYRANDATPPKRPRMPTIRT, translated from the coding sequence ATGATTCGGAGGTCATGGATGACAGGTGCATCAATCGAGACGACGCTTGAGCTTTGGGCATCATCGTTGCGCGACGTGAAGGCTCGCATGCGCAGACTGTTTACGCAGGAGCGAGTTGCAGCCTCTGCGAACCTTTTCCTGGACGGCTTGCTGGGTGACGAGCGGCGTAAGACAGGTTGGATGCGTGCTGAGGCGGCCGGTGATCCCGGCCCGTGGCGGCAACAAGCCATTCTGGGGCGCGGGCGCTGGGACGCGGACGCACTTCGCGACATCGTGCGAGAGTATGTCGTAGAAAACCTCGCCACGGATGATGCGGTCCTGGTCATCGACGAGACGGGCTTCCTCAAGCAGGGCAAGACATCGTGCGGTGTTGCACGTCAATATACAGGTTCGGCTGGCAAGATAACGAACTGCCAGATCGGTGTGTTCGCCGCCTATGTGTCCGTTCGCGGTCATGCCTTTATCGATCGGGCCCTGTACTTGCCCAAAAGCTGGACCGGCGATCCGGCAAGGCTGGCAGCAGCTCATGTTCCTCAGGCTACAGCCTTCGCTACCAAGCCAGGCCTGGCTGTCGAGATGATACGGCGTGCGCTGGCAGCCGATGTGCCGTTTTCATGGGTGGCCGCAGATGCGGTCTATGGCGTCGGGGACGTTGAAGGGACCCTGCGTCGAGCCTGCAAAGGCTACGTTCTTGGGGTTAAATCGGACCACCATTTCGGCTCCTGGTCGGGTAAGCCTCCGGTCGCCGGCACAGCGCAGGAGATCGCCCGTGATCTCGATTCAAGTGCATGGCAGCGTCTTTCCGCCGGTGAGGGCACCAAAGGCGCGCGGCTTCATGACTGGGCCTACTGTGAACTCGCCGATCTCGATGCCGACGAATACAACGAGACGACATCAGGGCTTTGGACCCGTGGCCTCCTGATCCGGCGCAATATCAGCGACGGTGATCTCGCATTCTTCACCACATGGTGCCTGGCCGGGACGGACATCCAGACGCTCGTTTCCGTTGAAGGTCATCGCTGGGCGATCGAAGACAGCTTCGAGACCGCCAAGAACGAGCTCGGCCTCGATCACAACGAAACCCGGTCATGGCATGGCTGGCATCGCCACGTCTCCCTCGTCATGCTCGCCTTCGCCATGATGGCGGTGATCCGGTACCGCGCCAATGACGCGACGCCCCCAAAAAGACCGCGGATGCCGACCATCAGGACTTGA